The proteins below are encoded in one region of Triticum aestivum cultivar Chinese Spring chromosome 1B, IWGSC CS RefSeq v2.1, whole genome shotgun sequence:
- the LOC123129302 gene encoding class E basic helix-loop-helix protein 22: MADYHRPYQRGLRPPPSSAPDPTIFHGNGYFSSVAPQANAYFSSAPKDGAFPGAGDRRIEIYTTAPPPLPPPPRLALPPPPGRREGGVGSGGSGGGGGGGGSANMWCFSDPEMKRRRRVASYKAYSVEGKVKSSLRRGLRWFKGKCSDIFHGW, from the coding sequence ATGGCCGACTACCACCGCCCCTACCAGCGCGGCCTCCGTCCCCCGCCGTCCTCGGCCCCAGACCCCACCATCTTCCACGGCAATGGTTACTTCTCCTCCGTCGCCCCCCAAGCCAACGCATACTTCTCCTCCGCGCCGAAAGACGGCGCTTTCCCCGGCGCAGGCGACCGGCGGATCGAGATCTACACGACGGCGCCTCCGCCTCTCCCCCCGCCTCCGCGCCTCGCACTGCCTCCGCCTCCGGGGAGGAGGGAAGGTGGCGTGGggagcggcggcagcggagggggaGGCGGGGGTGGTGGAAGCGCCAACATGTGGTGCTTCAGCGACCCGGAGAtgaagcggcggcggcgggtggcgagcTACAAGGCTTACTCAGTGGAAGGGAAAGTGAAGTCCTCGCTGCGGAGGGGCCTCCGCTGGTTCAAGGGCAAGTGCTCCGATATCTTCCACGGCTGGTAA